The bacterium 336/3 genomic sequence GGTGGAAATATCTTAGTACAAGAAGATTTTAGTTTGCTAGGAGGAGATGTTTTTCATGTTGGAGGAGGAGATTTTACAGTAAATGGCTTAACTACCATTGCACCAAGTAGTATGTTTATAGATAATGTGACAGGAGGAACCAATACTTTCAATGGAGTTATTAACAATGATGGTGTACTTTCTGCAATAGGAGCTGGTGGAAATGTTTCTACCTTTAACTTTAATAATGATATTATTAACTCTCCTTCTGGAACAGTAAACATTGACTGTAATTGTCAGTATAATTTTAATAAAACAGTAGCCCCTCCACTTCTTTTACAACCTGGTGGTCAGATGATATTTGGCTCAAATGGAGGAGGAAGTGGGAATATTTTCTCTGACCTTACAATTGGAGATGGAGCATTGGTTACTTTTAATATAACCAATGCAGCACAATTATTAATAGCTAACAACAGAACTGTAAATAATAATAATTTTACAAGTGGTGTAATACTCAATGGAAATGGTAGTATCAATGGAGCAAACGCAAGTAGTAGATGGAATCAGGGGAATAATGCACAATTATACTATAATTCAGATGCACCTATTATGAATGTGGGTATCTTTGATGCTAGTAGTCCTAATACAGTTTTTTATTCAAGAGCTGGTGACCAAGTAATTAAAGGGACAACTTATCATAGTATTGTTTTTGGAGGTTCTGGGCTGAGAAATGTAACTACGGGTAATTTTACTATCAATACCAATTTGACAATACCTTCAGGTATTACATTTCAGGTAAATGGAAATAACTTTACAGCCAATGGTGTTGTAACTATTGTAGGTACTTTCAATGATACTGCTACACCTGGTACAAATACTTTTAATGGTGCTTTACAAGTAACAGGCACAATGACTACTGCTGTTTCTACAAACACTACTTTTATTTTTAGAGGAAATATTATCAATCAAGGAACGTTTAATTTACAAAGTAGTACACAATGGACATTGGATGTTGATTTGACCATTCAGAATCAGAGTGCAAACCCAATGCATTTTGCCCAAGCAAACTCTGGTGTAGGACAAATCAATGGAAATATTATTATTTTAGATTCTCCAGGAGGCGGAGATATATTTCTTCACACCAATTCGGGCAATGATATTTCAGGTACTGGTACACTCACTAATCAATTGGGTAGTGGTACAGTAGTAGGTAGAAGACTTATTTTAGAAGTTTGTAGCGTACCTGTTACCAATGAGAATAATGCTTTGATAGAGTATAGAGCAGGAATAGATATACCTACAAAAAACACTTCCGCACCAAATAATTTTTTTATTTATGCTCTGGGTATTGCCACTATCAATGCAAACACATTTCATCATGTTCATTTTATAAATACAGCTTCATCAGCTCTAGCTGGTAATTTAATTATTAATGGTGATTTAGTTACAAGTAACACCCATTCACTTAGTGCAAATACTTTTAACATTAATATAAAAGGTAGTTGGCTAACCAATGGAGCATTTGTAGCTGGTACAGGAAACGTAGTTTTTGATGGAACAAATGTGCAAAATATTACGACTAATGGCAGTTCTCCATTCAATACTATTAATATTAACAACAATAACAATGTTTCACTAAATACTATTGCACAAACAAACTCTATTACTTTAACTCAAGGGCGTTTAGTATTAAATAACAATGATTTTACTTTAAATGCTATTCCAGCTACCAATCAAATTACACAAAGTTTTACCAATACCTCTACTTCTTATATAGAAACAAATGGAATAGGTAGGTTGATAAGGAATGGATTGCAAATAGGGACAACATACATTTTTCCTATAGGAGAGATTTCCAGCATCAGACATATCAGTGTCACACCTACAACAGCAGGCAACATGGCTGCAAAATTTGATGCACCTCTAACCCCACTTCCTCCTCTAAGTTTTACAGACGTAGCTATAGGGAGCTGGTCACTTTCAGGACTTCAGGGAAGTGTAACATTCTTTAACTCTGGATGTACAAGTACAAACTCCAAAGTATATCGTTTAAATGGTGCAGTATGGGACATTACAGGTATCACCACAACAGTTGCTTTACCAAATTATACTGCAACAGCCCTCAATTTCACAGCGTCAGAAAGATATACCATTTTTGGTACAGCTCCATTAGTGATTAATCCTCTTACATTACTCAATGGGCAAGTAAGCATAGCTTACAGTCAAACACCTTTTTCTGTAGTGTCAGGCTTGCCCCCCTTTACATTTTCTCTAAGTAATGGAACATTGCCTGCTGGACTATCTTTAACAGGAGACCAACTAACAGGCATTCCTACCATAGCAGGTTCATATACATTTACGATTAAAGCTTTGGATAATGGAGGTAATACAGGTGAAAGAACATATATACTGATAATAGATAAAGGAGAGCAATTTGTACAAAGCTATTCGAGTGTACTCTTACCAGATGGAAAATATGAACTGAATGCAGCTTTCGATTCAGGTCTTCCAGCTTCATTTATAAGTACAAACAGAGAAGTTGCAACCATACAAGGAAATATATTGACACTAACATCTCAAATATTTGATGGAGAAACTGATATATTGGCATTTCAGGTGGGTGATGGTAATTTCAAAGCAAGTGATAGTGTGGTGGTTTTACGTATCAATAACTTTGGACTCACTACTGGATTAACTGACTTAGAAAAAAACACAAAGATTTATCCAAATCCAGCTACTGAAAAAGTATCAGTAGCAACTACCAAAAACTCAATAGAAATACAAAATGTTGAACTATTGACATTAACAGGGTATTCAGTTATTCATCAAGCAGAGAAAATGACACAAAATAATATTACAATACCCCTAAAAAATATACCTACTGGATTTTATCTGCTCAAAATAACAACAAACCAAGGTATATTTATGAAGCGAATAACCAAACTATAGATTATATATTTGTAAATACTCATATCTTAAATAGATTTAACACACTCTATCTATCAAATAAAAGTATTTCTAAACAGCGTAGGGAAAAAACTACATGAAGAAGAGTTAAATAATAGCGTATATTGAGAAATTTAAGTTGAATAAAAAAGCATTATATCATTTGTGTATAGCAATTTAATTTCAGAAAATTGCTCATTATTTTTAATCATTTAGCTTAGCAAGGAAAAAAGCCTATTAAGTTTTCATATTGTTGTTTTCAAAAACAAATTTCACTTTACCAATTAATATAAAATACTTACCTCATTTTCATATAGTTTTTCCCCCCTACGCTGTTTAAGGTTACCCAATATTATAAATACTTTTTTGAACCCAACAACAAATACAAACTTTGTCAAATGAAAGATGTTTTTTCACTTTATGGTATTGGTCATTTTATCAATCAACCACAAAATCCAACTGAATTTGAGATTCTTCAGTTTGATATGATGGAAGAACCAAATATAGATGATTTTCATAAACATACCTTTTATGAAATTCTCTGGACGAAAAGTGGTGAAAGCAAACAAATTATAGATTATAACGAATATGAAGTAAAACCTAACAGTTTATTTTTTATTTCACCCAATCAGGTGCATTATTTTGAAGAATGGAAACCGTTAACAGGTGGTACTATTCTGTTTACAGAAGATTTTTATCTGCTTAATCACAATAACAAAGATATACTCTTTGAACTTAGCTTTTTGGATAATCTCTATGCCAATCCTTGTATTATGTTTACCGAAAATGGATTTAGTGAAATTTTATATCTTATCAATCAAATAGAAAAAGAACATACTCGAAATGATAGAAATCCCTCCATCATTCAAGCCTACTTGCACATTCTGCTTGCTCAAGTACAAAGGCATATTGACTATCAATCTTTAGTTGTTCAATCTAAGAAATACCTCATCTTATTCAAACAATTTAAAAATGAATTAGAAAAATATTTCATGGAGAACCAAACAGCTTCTTTTTATGCTAATAAATTACATATCACCCAACACCATCTAAACTTGATATGTAAAGAAATTACTCATCAGACTGCCACAGAAATTATCAGAGCAAGAAGTATTTTAGAAGCAAAACGCTTTTTGACTTTTACTCATAAGACTATTTCTGAAATTGCCTTTGAATTGAACTTTACAGATAGTTCTTATTTTGCTAAAACCTTCAAAACAATTACTCACCAATCTCCACAAGAGTTTCGAAATCAAATGTCTCAAAAATACCGAACAAGGTAGGTTTTGTCTTTATTATGTCTTGCTTACTTGCTGTACTTTTGTATTGTCAATAATGACAAATAAACTAAAAAATTAAGACAATGACAGAAGCAATGATTCAAAGTAGCATAGAGGAAATAGTATCTCTAGCCCTTTCAGGTAAGGGAGCAGAGGCTTGGGAAAAATTCTACCACGAAGAAGTAGAAAAAATTGATTTGGATGGTATTAGTATTAAAGGTAAAACCAATGTGTTACAAGTAAACCATGTTTTACTTGCCAACATTACTGAAGTACGAGCCTATACCCACATAGGCAATTTAGTAAAAGGTAATCGCAGTTTTATTATATGGGATGTAGATTTTGATGTAAAAGATGGGGATACTATCAAAACTACTGAAGTTTGTATTCAAGATTGGCAAGATGGTAAGGTAATCAAAGAACAATTTTTTGCTTAATATTTATAAATTCAGATGTTAAAATAATGAAGTTTTTATTAATAAACATTTGTTTTGTAGGTTTTACACAATTTGTTATAGCACAAACCGAAAAATTTGAAAAGGCAAAAGTTGAAAATAAAAGTGTTTTCAATGCTAATATTGATAAAGTTTGGGCTTACCTCTCTGACTTAGGCAATCTACAAAACCTTGTGCCATCTACCATCAAAACTTCTGTAACAGAAGGTAAAGGTTTGGGCAGTACTGTAATACTTAGATTACAAAATGAAGGGAAAATTGTAGAAAAAGTAGTTAAATTAAACATTAAAAAGTGCATTATTTGCTACAAGATGATTGAAACACCCTTACCTGTAAAAGATTATTTAGCTTGTTTTAAGGTAAAAGAATTGAAAAACAAACAAGTAGAAATAACTTTTATAGCAAACTTTTTGGTACAAAAAGCTAATCGACAAGCAAGAGTAGAGAATTTCAATAATTTGCAATTGGAACTTTTGAGAAATATCAAAAGGATTTTCCAAGAATAGTTTTTCACTAAAAAACACCTTTTATGAAGTATAATAACTTAGGAAACACAGGAATTCTAGTTTCAGAGATTTGCTTAGGAGCAATGACTTTTGGAGGAAAGGGGTTTTGGACTGCTATTGGACAACAAACCCAAGACGAAGTAAATGACTTGATGAAAACAGCTTTTGATAGTGGCATCAATTTCTATGATAATGCCAATGCTTATTCCGAAGGTTTGGCGGAAGAAATGCAAGGAGTAGCAATCAAAAGTTTGAGCTTACCTCGTCAAGAATTAGTTATAGCTACCAAACTTCGTATTCAAATGGGCAAAGGTGTGAACCAAGTTGGGTTGAGCAGAGGTCACATTTACGATTCAGTAAATGACAGTCTAAAACGCTTACAATTGGATTACATAGATTTATTGTATGTACATGGTGTTGATCCGCTTACACCTTTGGAGGAAACAATGCGTGGTTTAGAAGATGTTGTTCGCTCAGGTAAGGTACGTTACCTAGGTATTTGCAATACTCCTGCTTGGCAAGTAATGAAAGCAAATGCTTATGCAGAGAAACAAGGTTGGACAAAATTTACAGCTTTACAATATTTCTATACCATTGCTGATAGGACAGTAGAACACGAAATTGTCCCTTTAGCACTTGACCAACAAATGAGTCTGATGCCTTGGTCACCTTTGGCAGGTGGTTTTTTATCAGGTAAGTTTACTCGATCTAACGCTCAAACAGGTGATGACTCAAGACGCAATAATTTTGACTTCCCACCAATTAATAAGGAAAAAGCATTTGACATCATTGAAGTAATGCAAAAAATTGCTATTGAAAAAGGTATTTCTGTTGCTCAAATTGCTTTGGCTTGGCTATTGAAAAAATCCTCAGTATCAAGCATCATCATTGGTGCAAAA encodes the following:
- a CDS encoding aldo/keto reductase, with the translated sequence MKYNNLGNTGILVSEICLGAMTFGGKGFWTAIGQQTQDEVNDLMKTAFDSGINFYDNANAYSEGLAEEMQGVAIKSLSLPRQELVIATKLRIQMGKGVNQVGLSRGHIYDSVNDSLKRLQLDYIDLLYVHGVDPLTPLEETMRGLEDVVRSGKVRYLGICNTPAWQVMKANAYAEKQGWTKFTALQYFYTIADRTVEHEIVPLALDQQMSLMPWSPLAGGFLSGKFTRSNAQTGDDSRRNNFDFPPINKEKAFDIIEVMQKIAIEKGISVAQIALAWLLKKSSVSSIIIGAKRKEQLLDNLGSINVEFTTQEMQILDEVSATIKPYPIWMVERQSVDRIIK
- a CDS encoding AraC family transcriptional regulator; this encodes MKDVFSLYGIGHFINQPQNPTEFEILQFDMMEEPNIDDFHKHTFYEILWTKSGESKQIIDYNEYEVKPNSLFFISPNQVHYFEEWKPLTGGTILFTEDFYLLNHNNKDILFELSFLDNLYANPCIMFTENGFSEILYLINQIEKEHTRNDRNPSIIQAYLHILLAQVQRHIDYQSLVVQSKKYLILFKQFKNELEKYFMENQTASFYANKLHITQHHLNLICKEITHQTATEIIRARSILEAKRFLTFTHKTISEIAFELNFTDSSYFAKTFKTITHQSPQEFRNQMSQKYRTR